In the genome of Epinephelus fuscoguttatus linkage group LG4, E.fuscoguttatus.final_Chr_v1, the window TGAAATATTGACCAGCGAATGACAGTGAAAGGTGTGGTGTCATGCAAACAAACTGTATTGGGTTTATGTGTACATAAAGTCAAAGTACTGAGTATCTGAAGTAGTGTGAAGAACAATCGTAAACGTgagagtgggtgtgtgagtgagtaaatgaatgaatgattcagAATAAATGTGCGTTTACAATGTGTGCTGTCTATGTCATGTTACATCATGtcagcaaatgtttttttaataaatacgTAAAACATTTGTGTCCAAGCATagttcacattttcttttcttaggtttttattttttcaaaaagtaCAACTGTTTCCATAATTATCAACAACATTATGAAATAACCGAGTCACTTAAttgtatttgaaatatttaCATGAATCAAAATGCTGATGCCAGAATATTTCCTGAGGCATACTCCTTAAAGAAATACTACACCCACAaagtgaccatttgtaaatcaattagtcgTTACCATGACAAGAGACAAGGCATGCAAGGcattcatgaattcaaggtaacgcagcatgactaactgattCATATGTAGTCATTCTGTGgttgaattattcctttaaaatgtgtctttattCCTTGGCTTTAAATAAAAGCAGCATTAatttacaatataataaattaaaagatgCATTCATCTTTCAAAGATATGCATATAAACTTTACATCTTTACATTAACTGTGACACAAATATACAAACACGGAGAGACCCCGTAAATGAGCTACAGTATAAAAAAGACAGACGTTGGCGAGCAGTTTTCTCCTCTAAAAACAAACTGGTACATCAGAAAGTCCACAGCACTCACAACATTTAgagaaaaacaaggtgacgtttGCTATATTGCTCCACGATCCTTCGAATGAGATGGTCCCATTGTTTACAGTGCTGCAAAAAATTTAATTTGAGATGTAAGTCCAAACAGCTGATATCACAGAGACATACTCAGCTACCTTAGTGCATATTAAGGCATCCATGCATTATCCTGTGTGTCCCaaacattttaaaggtccagtgtgtaggatttaggggtatCTACTGGCAggaatggtatataatattcataactatgttttcattagtttataattacctgaaatgaaataaacaatCATGTTTGCATCACCCTATTCCCAGTTCACACcgatgcaactagatgagacggtgtatcatctctatgctaCAACTCTCTGTACGTCTGTTCTGATtaccagcttttcaggcttattcaTGGCAGAATATAATTTTTAGcctcttaaaatatgaatgagaatgtgatagtgagatactggccacagttgcatttgtagcaATGATGAAACtgcgaaaaacagaaacaaacaagcaccagatggactgtattcattaAAAATATGCCACtacaatataaataaccagcggaAATTAATTAGTCAAtaagaatatgtgtgtgtgagaggggtcACAAGCACATACACCAAggagcagcagcgacccaccgtctgacGCTGGCACaacgtgaggacagaaacacgccgtctgcggtcatttaacttgaccagtggacttcactacaagccgattggctgttgaaaccgGCTTAATTTGAGCTCAGACTGACCatttcacaccactgcaacttttctctacagcgttctaaaatggttttctCTCGTCATGAatttttggtctgaactggtctttagaataagctgtttatatctacaaacaGAGCAGATCCTTTTCCACTGGCTCCAGAtcgggccatttgcattttcgcgTCAGCCATCATAGTTCTCtgacacacttggcacacaggagaagtttcagttctgcaacttcaccactagatgccactaaatcctacacactggacctttaatccaGCCACCATAGTGCAAATATCTGCTTACCTTTCAAAGAGGTCTTGACAGCATGTTTGTATATTTGCATCTGTGGCGTTGAAAGCCGATGTCCTGAACAGATTCACACACTCAAGTGGAGGAACGAAGAGGATCCCTGAATGATAAAGTAAAAAAAGCTACTCAGTTTCAGTACAACCGGAAACTGCGCTTACAGTTCAATTCAAAAGCTCTTACCTGCAAGAGAAGCATTGACAAGAGACACAACAGTCCCGGTAATCATAGCTCTCAGCACCATAGACGAGACGTCACCTCTTCTGGATGGGCATATAGAGGctttgagaaaagaaaaatcatcacTGAGTATGCTGTGGCAGGACAAAAACATGACGATGGGATGATAAAACACTCACCCAGGCCTCCGATCATGATACCCAGTGAGCTGAAGTTGGCAAACCCACAAAGAGCAAAAGTGGTGATAATTTCTGATCGGACCTGAAACAGGGAAAAACTAAATCATGTTATGCTGTTTTTACGTTGTGTTAATTCCTTCCATTTTTCGTGCAGTGCTCATGAATTTGTACTTTTAGCTCACCCGCACTCGCTTCAACTGAGATCATTTACTCACAGATATCCATTGTCGTTCGCCTCCAATAATCTCAGCAAGTCCACTGAGTCTGTTGTTCTTCAGTGCAGATAGTTTTTGATAAGCCACAAACTCATTGAGGAAGAGCTTTGTGCCGATTAGTTCGGCCACAGTGAAACTCTCATCATACGGTATTCCCATCATAAAGGCCACAGGCATGAATACGTAAGAGCAAATCATCTGAGAACACAGAGCGGTGTAAGGTTATTTAGATAGTGTTGGTCTCACTTGTTGAATTTACAGTATAAGCAAGCAAAACCTGTGAAATGTctgcataaataaatacatgtatgtctgaaaaatgtgttaaattgtaatcatacataaaaaatacattttataagCTGTCTTTTGACCATCTGCACATTTTTGGAGAACACCTTTTGATATTACAATTGACCTAtagctaagtcccgccctcaaacgagatgagccagtcacagtgcgtatagccattccatACCCTCGGACAATCTaagcctggacgttcattgaaatgcattacagaaagtcagttttgttcggtttaaagagctttttcagagatttgaagtttaaaaatgttcaaacaGTGTGCAtagggtacatgcaactctgacacaaggtatcctgagaggctgggctacggggtgtattttttacacttcaaCGTTAAACCACATTTCaactgagaaaagtgtctcctttggataaagttgtgtggtaacgttagaccacaacatcaactcaacgtgaataagattaacaatgatctacatctgttctaaggtaagtcaacattgtgtttgaggcaacatattgtcactttgctggaaagaaacataaagttatctttaacatctctagctaatgttagctacagttagcctAACATtggctcctagctgcgttgttcatcatgtcaccttgtttgctgggagttcattagcctattttgttctagttttttgtactttagtgatcgtacatcattgttagctgttgtccaaagggctctagttaagctaacgttaacctctggagcttagcttcattaatttatctgtaatcgcagagataacaaaggttggcaaacgttatgctgaatgattcaatgtaaatactgtagcaccaaactaacggagagacactcttggtaaagatggtaaaaaggctgttatccttttctcatattctgagccaaaaaccttaacttcagtggcactttaacttgttgtctttgatggtgacgacAACGAGATGCAGTTCATAAgtgtacactgtgacctgtatattttggcttgtaatttaagcttttcatcgaccttctcaacaataaaataattaatatatccctccaatgcgtagtttaggcctttttggttacttctcaatgacaccTGATCATTATGTcaccaaaaatcatcaattgcctcctgcaaaatgctgtgtactgtgacacctgccatagcgccggtcactgaatgttgatagtttgtcagagtgagtggaggggggcgtggcctAGCCATACGTCAATTgtgcaaaatgtaaataaatcacattttagaaataaaaacaaacatttgaacaTTGAACATTGAAACATTGAAAAGTCACACTTATTAGTCTTATGCTAAAACGTACCTGGAATGTGATCGCAGGATATCCCACCATACCACCAAGCCAACTCAAAGCTTTGTTGATGAACCCGAGAATGGCAAGAAAGGCGATCAAGTTAGCTGCTATATTAGCAACTAGACCTATTGAAGCAGATGCTCCACTGCTAGCAGCCTCCAAAATGTTTTGTTCATCTCTAGggaatgggtttttttttaaaaaaaagtaagttAATTCACAAAAGCAGAAAACACTATAAAAGgggaagagaagaaaaatgaagGGATAGAAATACACACCCACAAGACACTTTAACATTCTTCTTTGACTTGAAGGgactctcctctgtctctgggtAAGAAAGTTTGGAGATGGCCAAGGCACAAGGAGCAGCCATTACTGAGGCTGATATCAGGGAAGATGCATCAATCTGcaaaatacaatgaaatgtCATTTAATTCAGGGTACTGCAGTGGAGTTACTGCTATAATCAGCAGCAGATACAGTGTTTGATATTCTGAATGGTTGCTGTTGAAATAAGAAAACTGCAAATAATTTAAACAgatattaaaaagtaaaattgtTGTTTTAGTTAGGCACCATCATTGGTATTAATTCTCATTATCTAAATGTAATGCAGTTTCAGCTTCTTACAGAGACAGAATAACATTAGATCAGATATACTATTAAAAATCATGATCGTGTTAGTCAAACATATCCTTGTCCAAACACCATCTTTTCCTGTTCTAATGTAGCTGATACTGATTTGCTCAACAGAGATATGTGCCTGTTACTTAGTGACCTTCAAAACATATCATATGGCCTCTTCTGAGGAAAAGCACCTCAGATGCCAGTGGTGTGAATTACTACTGAGTAAAATACTTGAGAAACTGGTTTGTCTTGAGTTATCAGGCTTTATTGGTTAAGAAACATGGGCTGGGCTCCCGGGCACAGATGTTGATTACCTAACAGGTTGAGACTAGTTTGTTTCTACTGGGGAATTCTGTTCAGAAAGAATTAACATTTCTAGTGGTGTGCCCCAAGGTTTGGTACTGGGCCTCATTCTTTTCTGATCTGAGCCCTATGTAAAGCTTtgtaaactgttttttgttttttgtttttttttgtttttttataaactggaTGGCTAAACATTTTCTTGAgtaaaatgaagacaaaacagacTGTGGGCAAAGGAGACATCCTCATTTGTTTCACATTCCTGGCTAAGAAAACATTAAAGCATACccacagtgacatcatttttCTCATGGACAACTGTCCAGCTGTCCTGGTGGTTTTGTTTACACACTTCATAATAGATTCAAAGTATTGCAGCCTTCACCAATGTAAAACTGAAAACCTTTCACCCCCACACTGAAATCTCTCCTCCGGCTGCCAGCcgaattgattttaaggtgtttttcattgttttcaagtCAGTTACCTGCCTTACTCCAGAATAAATGACTGGCTCCTTTCCAGTTTATGTCTGACACTCTCACACAAAGGGGGCACTTTGGAAACAGGGGTGTGGGGGTTCTCCGCCAaaacattttgagcatcaaacacttaattttctgcattctggtcaatttttctgcatcaagttttgctttttctgcatcCATTTATGATGTATATGTCTTtaattctgtcaaaataaaagtttttattgtGGGGGAGGGGGCAAATGCccgttctaaatattgagggctTTGGTCCCCTGTGTACCttccaaaatctacacctatggcCCCAGAGTCTGGAGCAGTCTCCCTCTATTATTATTTCATCTCCTTTTGAAATTCTTTTGTATGAAATGTGCCATATAGGTACATTTTATTATCActttttgtatgtatgtatatattatgTAGTGGCATGAAAACAGCTTAATCTCACCCCAAATGAGATGAATGCCCCCATGACACTGCCTGCAATTGTGGCAAATCCGCCAGTCATTACAGCGTGGATCTCAGATTTGGTCATATCCTTCAAATAAGGACGGATCAGCAGCGGAGCTTCAGTCTAATGAACAAAAACATGGAGCAAAAGTAAACAAGCAGAGTAACCAAAGGATTCATTATTGTTTATGTAATCATAAAATTGAAGTACACAGAGATTCATTAAATTTCAAAGAGAAATGTAGCCAGGCCAGTGTCAAAGATAGTGTAACAAAGACATGCTCAGAGTACCTGCCCAACAAATATATTGCCTGCCACACTCAAGGTCTCTGTGGGAGAGGTTCCCATCGTTATCTGCATAACCCATGAGATCTGCAtggacaaaaacacatggttctAGGTCATCGTATGACACTGCAGGTGTAATCGGTACACACCCAGACCTACAGGAAGCTGTGATGTAGTGAGGAGACAAATTTTTACCTTCAGAATGAGCCACTGCATTATCCCCAAAAAGTAAAGGACTGACATCACGCTACTGAAGAATACGACAATGGGCAGAGCCTGAGGAAAAATCACAAAGCTAAAGTTTAACACGttcaatttaaataaagttagaATATATGTTAAGTGCCCATATTTACAAAGATTAAACTGTCATCCTCTTACTTGAAAGGCAAAAATGTTGTTGATCAGATctccaaaaacaaaacttgacCCTTCTTTGGTGTAGTCGAGAAATATCTGTGAATATAACACCAAATAGAAACATGGATTACATTAtgtcattacattacattatgttTATCTATCCCCTCAAGCCATTCATTTATGACACAATTACTGATTCATTGAGATATTGCAACAGGAAGTCATGACACTTAGAAGAGACGGTAGGCTGAACTACATATTAAAAAGTGATTAACAGACCACATGCCTGAGCGCGCATTCTGCTAACTCAACCCTTCTGTGATCCCAGAATAAGGGTGAACAACATAATAAAGTAGCTCTAAAGATAAGGACGTATAATCCACCTCAGTTAAAGAATAATATGGCCTGGTAGATAAGCAACAGTGTGTGCCATACAAGTAAGGGACGCATGTGCGAGTGCTGACCCCGGGCACCTGgctcatctgtttgtttgttttctggttTACGCTGTGACGCCAGAATGCCGAGGGCAAATTTCCATTTCACGTAAAGTAATGGAcaataaagggttttttttaatcttaccAAAGTCTGTTGTGCAAACTAATTGCTTCTGGATGTGACTAATTAGAATTCACACATTTCACAGTAATGCTACTTCTTGTTTTGCTgaacaaaaaaagtaaatttggaatgtttttaatataaaatggGCGGTATTTGCAATCCCAATTCCTAACAAAAGACCTGAGCTTGTAATGTGCAAACACCTGTTAATATTGCTAAATACTGTGATGGCGACTGGGGAGGAGAACTGGAGCTTGTGTCATAATCATCAGTGTCTATCCTGTTATTCAACATACTGAGGTCACACAAATGCCTAAGCATTTGTCATTCGCATAAGATTAAACCTGACTCCTACTTGCTCCATTGTGTTTCAGATAAAGAAAACATCCAAGTGTGTTACCTGCACTTGTTTCCCAAGCCATTGGAACGCTATGAGTCCAGGCTGTGTTCTTATAACAAAAAGTCCAATACAGAACTGCAATCCAAGACCCCAGAACACAGGCCTCCATCTTACCTACAAGAGAGTTTTCAAAAGGAAGTAGCTGGTTAGTGTAACAGGGAGTCTCCATGATGCCTTATGTTATCACAAGGAAGCACTTCTGCTAAACCGTAAGATGATGGGGGCACAAGGCCAGATGATATCCAAAGTCCCAGCAAAACACACCAGAGATAACTTGAGCGATAACGCCCGGGCACATTTCGAAACAGCTTTTGCCACAGTGGTATTCATCCTTGAGTGGTCAACTCACCGCTGTCCTGTGTGCTGACAGGAGGAAGACAAGCACAACGAACATGCACACCCCCCCGAATGAGATGAGCTGCTCGGGACGCTGGCTGGTGTCTAAGGCGAGCCACAGAACCAACA includes:
- the slc28a1 gene encoding sodium/nucleoside cotransporter 1, which produces MTETNSVQLKNVSLSRGNGTDNQAFEIEEDNTYDTTVSEERQTEKTKKGLGSYLSKVSKPINATEDYIKAHSQTFKYVVLGVLGAGYVAYFIAACVLNFQRAVALVVLTSLAIFAKSYELLKKYKGESIRQCFRPAVRCFKSNLNWLKWVFIVAAVVLLVLWLALDTSQRPEQLISFGGVCMFVVLVFLLSAHRTAVRWRPVFWGLGLQFCIGLFVIRTQPGLIAFQWLGKQVQIFLDYTKEGSSFVFGDLINNIFAFQALPIVVFFSSVMSVLYFLGIMQWLILKISWVMQITMGTSPTETLSVAGNIFVGQTEAPLLIRPYLKDMTKSEIHAVMTGGFATIAGSVMGAFISFGIDASSLISASVMAAPCALAISKLSYPETEESPFKSKKNVKVSCGDEQNILEAASSGASASIGLVANIAANLIAFLAILGFINKALSWLGGMVGYPAITFQMICSYVFMPVAFMMGIPYDESFTVAELIGTKLFLNEFVAYQKLSALKNNRLSGLAEIIGGERQWISVRSEIITTFALCGFANFSSLGIMIGGLASICPSRRGDVSSMVLRAMITGTVVSLVNASLAGILFVPPLECVNLFRTSAFNATDANIQTCCQDLFESTVNNGTISFEGSWSNIANVTLFFSKCCECCGLSDVPVCF